A genomic window from Prunus persica cultivar Lovell chromosome G2, Prunus_persica_NCBIv2, whole genome shotgun sequence includes:
- the LOC109947120 gene encoding uncharacterized protein LOC109947120: MDGKESDSGSDSGIPIRGLDDLFKERRTLNKFLETKNPFDNDKITRVYQKIFRFLIEDISTLESRGITRGYLQPHQIMVAGGPDFEFMNVWLLNRPEEDNPTAPTYREQFDSLARMILGERDAPNLELDNFLHITASAASGEQRLFDFKQLQWHPLLFPSTAKPKLVYNVFSYLGLEETLSWKKDFRQMIQRDVEVRDTVLGVDVDYFSHVYNLKGPQYYVENALGAFLFSANAILDTSYYIGKAFKEYMKDKENLKEPMTQEQIFDMLISFFPHVLIDVYDFLVKKGISIEKISEDLCYF; this comes from the exons ATGGATGGGAAAGAATCTGATTCAGGAAGTGATAGTGGGATACCGATTCGTGGTTTGGATGATCTATTTAAAGAGAGGCGTACGCTGAATAAGTTCTTAGAGACAAAGAATCCCTTTGATAATGATAAAATCACTCGCGTTTATCAGAAAATTTTTAG ATTTCTCATTGAGGATATTTCTACACTCGAGTCAAGAGGGATCACTCGTGGTTACCTCCAGCCCCATCAAATCATGGTTGCTGGTGGCCCAGATTTTGAGTTTATGAACGTTTGGCTGTTAAATAGACCAGAGGAGGACAATCCGACCGCGCCTACCTACAGAGAGCAGTTTGATTCCTTGGCACGGATGATCCTTGGTGAACGGGATGCCCCGAACTTGGAGTTGGATAATTTTCTTCACATCACAGCTTCTGCTGCTTCTGGAGAACAGCGTTT atttgattttaagCAACTCCAATGGCATCCACTACTGTTTCCATCCACTGCAAAACCCAAGTTAGTATACAATGTGTTTTCTTATCTCGGCTTGGAGGAAACATTAAGTTGGAAAAAGGACTTCAGACAGATGATACAGAGGGATGTTGAGGTTAGGGACACAGTTCTTGGGGTGGACGTGGATTACttttcacatgtttacaaCTTGAAAGGACCACAGTACTATGTAGAGAATGCACTGGGGGCATTCCTGTTTTCTGCAAATGCCATTCTGGATACGAGTTATTATATCGGGAAGGCCTTCAAGGAATATATG AAAGATAAGGAAAACCTCAAGGAACCTATG ACACAAGAGCAAATATTTGATATGCTTATTTCCTTCTTCCCGCACGTGCTTATTGATGTCTATGATTTCCTTGTAAAGAAGGGCAtttcaattgaaaaaatttctgAAGATTTATGCTACTTTTAA
- the LOC18787174 gene encoding sister chromatid cohesion 1 protein 1 — MFYSHQLLARKAPLGQIWMAATMHAKINRRKLDKLDIIKICEEILNPSVPMALRLSGILMGGVVIVYERKVKLLYDDVTRLLVEINEAWKAKSVADPTVLPKGKSQARKEAVTLPENEDIDIEGMLNLSNGATTMFQQTSYFAMRLDSVDEQYVNNDAGDPPQQFHQAEAENITLPERFDSCQADAYLYSRLERFDIEGDEETQLNFTSGEHTQIHIPPSPPRDEHQKADTTQDDQHPEQQVNQPEECQEFRQVQERQGPIRRKTRRTQASAMDFEQTIIPGHLYQSWLQNSSDIVSRRGRKRKRTDVMATMKIVNLMELPPIVLIGDLFTTGSRDIYYPRPLLDLWMKSTRTPRASPSERNTPPLTPEPSSSTPPGRQQYEDPVGYPFEDFHSGVGSQSLEPSIDKQRRHSGMTRGNSDPAQVVLEGLTANLENNDLGGTDANPMATPGNSDDVRSIPSSASGQAIPSEANSGRSNRKRPYSASGHGSVRLEPVFEVNHPDVNFELSRLHEHGLTSEPDFFVETGPTQTQKPINDQPLDKTTDSIRRLLKSHFDTAGAPQVESLDHLTAGRTRKEAAVFFYKTCVLATHDAIRVEQKVAYGEILISRGPKMG; from the exons ATGTTCTACTCGCACCAGCTGCTAGCTCGTAAAGCTCCTCTGGGCCAAATCTG GATGGCGGCGACAATGCACGCCAAAATCAACCGGAGGAAGCTCGATAAGCTCGATATCATCAAGATCTG CGAGGAGATTTTGAATCCTTCAGTTCCCATGGCTCTCAGACTCTCTGGCATTCTCATGG GTGGAGTCGTCATCGTGTACGAACGAAAAGTTAAACTACTCTACG ATGACGTGACTCGTCTTCTG GTCGAAATAAACGAAGCATGGAAGGCGAAATCTGTTGCCGACCCCACTGTCCTCCCCAAAGGGAAATCTCAAGCCAG GAAAGAAGCTGTAACTCTGCCTGAGAATGAAGACATAGATATTGAAGGAATGCTTAATCTTTCCAACGGGGCCACCACCATGTTCCAGCAAACCTCCTATTTTGCTATG CGACTTGATAGCGTGGACGAACAGTATGTTAACAATGATGCAGGGGATCCACCTCAGCAGTTCCATCAAG CTGAGGCCGAGAATATCACCTTACCTGAACGTTTTGACTCATGTCAGGCTGATGCATATTTGTACAGTCGCTTGGAGAG ATTTGACATTGAAGGGGATGAGGAGACACAGTTGAACTTCACGTCAGGAGAGCACACACAGATTCACATTCCTCCTTCGCCTCCTCGAGATGAACATCAAAAGG CTGATACAACCCAAGATGATCAACATCCGGAACAACAGGTCAATCAGCCAGAGGAATGCCAGGAATTTAGACAG GTTCAAGAGAGACAGGGGCCTATAAGaaggaaaacaagaagaacGCAAGCCTCTGCAATGGATTTTGAACAAACAATCATTCCTGGTCATTTATACCAATCTTGGCTTCAAAATTCTTCAGACATAGTTtcgagaagaggaagaaaacgAAAG CGGACAGATGTAATGGCAACTATGAAGATAGTTAACCTCATGGAGCTGCCACCCATTGTACTAATTGGTGATTTATTTACAACTGGAAGTAGAGACATATATTATCCACGTCCTCTCCTCGACCTGTGGATGAAAAGTACCCGAACTCCCCGTGCCTCCCCTTCTG AACGGAACACCCCACCCCTGACCCCAGAACCATCGTCATCAACACCGCCTGGAAGACAACAATATGAAGATCCAGTAGGATAT CCTTTTGAAGATTTTCATAGTGGAGTTGGCTCCCAGTCCTTAGAGCCTTCCATAGATAAGCAACGACGACATTCTGGTATGACAAGAGGCAACAGTGACCCAGCACAGGTAGTCCTGGAAGGACTGACAGCCAATCTTGAGAACAATGATTTAGGGGGAACTGATGCTAACCCAATGGCAACCCCTGGAAATTCTG ATGATGTAAGATCCATCCCGAGCTCAGCATCTGGGCAGGCAATTCCTTCAGAAGCCAATTCAGGAAG ATCCAACCGGAAAAGGCCTTATTCTGCATCCGGACATGGCAGTGTTAGACTTGAACCTGTATTTGAGGTGAATCACCCTGATGTAAATTTCGAGTTGTCAAGGTTACATGAACATGGCCTGACATCAGAGCCAG ATTTCTTTGTGGAAACTGGACcaacacaaacccaaaaaccaaTCAACGATCAGCCTCTTGACAAAACAACTGATTCTATTAGAAG GTTATTGAAATCACATTTCGACACAGCGGGAGCCCCTCAAGTAGAATCCCTGGACCACCTAACTGCTGGAAGGACTCGAAAAGAAGCAGCTGTCTTCTTTTATAAGACTTGTG TTCTTGCTACCCACGATGCCATAAGAGTTGAACAAAAGGTCGCTTATGGAGAAATTCTTATATCTAGAGGACCAAAAATGGGATAA